A segment of the Peptoclostridium acidaminophilum DSM 3953 genome:
CAGCAGCTCGAGCGTCTCCTTGTGCGGGTGCCCATAGCTGTTTTTGAGCTTTGCAGATATTACTGCCACATCGGGTGATACAGCCTTTATGAACTCCTCGCTAGATGATGTCGAGCTCCCGTGATGACCCAGCTTGATTAAGTCGCTGTCGATATTTTCGCCTGCTCCCAGAATTTCAAGCTCGTTTTGCACCTCTGCGTCTCCCATAAACAGGAAACTCTTATCCGAGTATTCAAGCCTTGCAACAGCCGACCAGAGGTTGTTGTCGTCTGAATATGTGCTCCTGGGATTTAAAAATTTCCCCTTAACCTCACTGCCAAGCTTGAAATCGACTCCCGCCTTAGCCTCCTTCACCTTGAGGCCATTTCTTTTGGCTGCATTAAGCACGTCAAGAAATGTATTTGTGGTATGCGACTTTCTGGGCATATAGAAATCAACTATTTCGAAGCTGTCTATTATTGTGTCGAGTCCGCCTATATGGTCGGCATCCGGGTGGGTTCCCACAAGTATGTCTATAGTGCTTACGCCCCGCTTTTTTAAATAATTCGCGACAACATCTCCCGCCGAATTGTCTCCCGCATCTATGAGCATTGTTTTCCCATCGGGTGACATTATAAGCGTAGAGTCTCCCTGACCCACATCTATAAAATGTACCTGCATAAGGCCTTCATTCTCCACAAAAGAGCATGACGACAAAATTGCCGCAGCTACTATTACAAGCACAATGCTTTTCAATCTATTGGTAAGTCCCAATCCCATTTTATATCTCCTCTTAATCTTTGTTGTTTTTCCTGTGCTTCGCCGTGACCATACTACCATTTCCATTATATCCAATTACCCTGCGGATTAACACAGTTTCCTCCAGTATTATACACTTCTTGCTTGCTGTCTGAAATTTATATAAATTGTATGGGTACGAATTGTATTGAATGCGCACAATAGCGTATGTATAATTATTTTGTAATGATAATTAATTTATAAATCGAGGTGGAATAATAATGAATATGAACGTAAAACAAATTACACTGCTCGGACTCATGACTGCTGCGGTCTGCATAGGAACCATGGTGATAGTAATTCCAATACCAGCTACAAACGGCTATATAAACATTGGTGACAGCGTCGTGTTCCTTACTTCAATACTGTTTGGTCCTGTTGCCGGCATGGTTGCCGGTGGAGTCGGCTCGGCTCTTGCAGATCTTCTCAGCGGATATGCTCACTGGGCTCCTTTCACTCTCCTTATAAAAGGACTTGAAGGACTGCTTGTCGGACTGCTTATGAAAGGTGGCATGTCAAAGCTTAGAATGGGTGCTTCTACATTTGCAGGCGCGTGCCTCATGGTGACTGGCTACCTGTTTGCAGGTGCAGTTCTTGAAGGCAGCA
Coding sequences within it:
- a CDS encoding ComEC/Rec2 family competence protein is translated as MGLGLTNRLKSIVLVIVAAAILSSCSFVENEGLMQVHFIDVGQGDSTLIMSPDGKTMLIDAGDNSAGDVVANYLKKRGVSTIDILVGTHPDADHIGGLDTIIDSFEIVDFYMPRKSHTTNTFLDVLNAAKRNGLKVKEAKAGVDFKLGSEVKGKFLNPRSTYSDDNNLWSAVARLEYSDKSFLFMGDAEVQNELEILGAGENIDSDLIKLGHHGSSTSSSEEFIKAVSPDVAVISAKLKNSYGHPHKETLELLKAQSILIYRTDEQGSIAFYCDGKKIWADKKQGTYNYYGEGK
- a CDS encoding ECF transporter S component, with protein sequence MNMNVKQITLLGLMTAAVCIGTMVIVIPIPATNGYINIGDSVVFLTSILFGPVAGMVAGGVGSALADLLSGYAHWAPFTLLIKGLEGLLVGLLMKGGMSKLRMGASTFAGACLMVTGYLFAGAVLEGSILVSLRSVPANIVQGVASMLIAVPVSIAIAKTAYVRKNSFMKN